The region TCCTCCAAGTTTAGAAAACATGAAAAAGATAGAAGAAGTTATGAAAAATTATGACATTAAAGGACTCTAAGATATGAAAGATAAAGTATTATTTATTAGTGGTGGAACTCGAGGAATTGGTAAAGCTATAGTTTATGCTTTTGCATCTAAAGGATGCAATGTAGCATTTACTTATGCATCTAGTGCAGATACTGCAAATGAAATTATCGCTGATATTGAAGCCAAGTATGGCATCAAAGCTCGTGCTTATAAGCTAAATATTTTAGAACCTTTAACTTATAAAGATGTTTATAAAGAGTTTGATGAAGACTTTGATAGACTTGATTATTTTATATCAAATGCTATTATCTCTGGTCGTGCTGTAGTTGGTGGTTTTGCTCCATTTATGAGACTAAAGCCAAAAGGTCTTGGCAACATTTGGACAGCTACTGTAGAAGCATTTGTAGTTGGTGCTCAAGAAGCAGTTAAACGTATGGAGAAAAATGGTGGCGGTTCTATCATCTCTATGAGTTCTACAGGGAATCTTGTTTATACTCCAAACTATGCAGGTCACGGAACAAATAAAGCTGCAGTTGAGACAATGGTAAAATACGCAGCTGCTGAACTTGGTGAGAAAAACATTCGTGTAAATGCTGTAAGTGGTGGTCCAATCGACACAGATGCACTAAAAGCATTTCCAAACTATGAAGAAGTAAAAGCTGAAGTTGTAAAACGCTCACCACTTAATCGCATGGGAGATGCAACAGACCTCACAGGAGCTTGTCTTTTCTTATGTGAAAATTCATCTTCGTGGTTAACAGGTCAAACTATCGTCATAGATGGCGGAACTTCTTTTCAATAAAAAGGCTTAATATGAGTGTACTTTTAGAATTTGCAATGTTTCCAACTTCTGATGGGTGTAGAGATGGTTCTTCCGTTTCTACTCAAGTTAGTAAAATCATAGATGCTATAGACAAATCAGGTGTATCATATCAACTTACACCTATGGGAACTATAGTTGAGACTGATACCATGAGAGAAGCTCTAAATATTATTGAACTTGCATATGAACAGCTAAATGATTGTCAAAGAGTTTACTCATCTTTAAAATTCGATATTAGAAAAAATACAAAAAATAGACTAAAAACAAAAATAGCATCTATAGAAAAAGCATTAAATAGAGAAGTAAACCACTAAAGGATATATCTATGCAACAATATACCCAATTAAAAAGTCATTATAAATTTACAGATGAAGAAGCCTTGCTTTTAAAACAACTCCAACCTAGAATGCAAACACTTGCAGATACATTTATAGATGACTTTTATGACTATATATGGGGCTTTGGAAAAACTGCACAATTTTTAAAAAACAAAGAGATTATTGCAAATCATCGCAAAAAAATAAAAGAGTGGTTTATAAACCTCTTTTGTGGAAAATATGACATGAATTATTTTATGTATATTTACAGCATCGGAGAGATTCATGTTAGGATTGGTTTACCAACTCACTATGTAAACTCCGCTTTTACATTTGTTAGAACTTTCATACTACAAAGCATTGAAGACAATTTTGTCAATAAAGAGCAACATGTTAAAGAGATTAAAGCAGTTGAAAAAATTTTAGATATGAATCTTGATGTTCTTACAAGTTCTTATAGAGAAGAAGAACTTAGCAAATTTTTATCTCTCTCAAAATTTGAAAAAACTATACTCTCAGGACTTAAGAACTTTAACTCATATATAAACTTCTTTTTAGCTGGAGCATTGGCTCTTGTTGCATTTTTTGCTATTGGACTTTTTTCTTACGATATTTATCTGCTTTTTTTCTCAGATATTGGTATAGAAAAAGGAATACTTACAGTTTTAGGAAGTTTACTTGTTTTATGGGCAGCCATAGAACTAATACATGAAGAGATAAATCATCTTCAAGGAAAAGGTTTTGCCATAGGTGCTTTTATAATGCTTGCAATGGCAGCACTTATAAGAAAGATATTGATTTACTCACTCTCTTCTGAAAAATCTGGAGAACTTCTAATCATAGGTGCTGTAATAGTAAGTTTAGCTATTGCATACTGGCTTGTTGGTGCGAAGAAAAAAAATACTTTAGCTTAAGTAGTTTAGGTGTTTGAGTATTTATTTAGCAAAAAAAAGTTAGAATCACATCATTATAATTTCAAGGACTTTTTTTGTTAAACCTCCCAAACGCCCTAGCATCTCTTCGCATACTTATAGCACCTTTGATGTTTTGGGTTATTTTAAATCCTCAAATTTTCACAGATAATGGTTATCATATCTCATGGAACTACTACTTTGCATCTCTACTTTTTGTTTTAGCATCTGCTACTGACTTTTTTGATGGTTATATTGCTCGTGAATGGAACCAAATGACTCTTCTTGGTGGCATCTTAGACCCACTTGCAGACAAGATGCTAACATTAGCTGCATTTTTAGGTCTTATGATGATAGGCGAAGCTTCTGCTTGGGCTATCTACATCATCATAGTTCGTGAACTTTTTATAACGGGTATCAGAACTGTAGCTGTAAGTGAAGGACTTGATGTAAAAGCTTCATGGGCTGGAAAAGTAAAAACAGTAGCTCAAATGATTGCTATTGGATTTTTGCTTATGCATTGGCCTTTTGGTGATGAGCTTTTGTGGCTTGCAGTTGCACTTACTGTTTACTCTGGTTTGGAGTATCTTTGGGGATTTAGAAAAGAACTTCTTAAGGATGAAATAGCATGAGTATTTTAGTATCTCTTTTAGTCTTATCTGCACTTATTTTTTTTCATGAACTTGGTCACTACACAGCGGCAAGACTTATGGGCGTATCAGTTGAAGTCTTTAGCATCGGTTTTGGAAAAAGATTAGTAACCTTTAAAAAATGGAGTACAGAGTGGAGCATCTCGGCTGTACCACTTGGTGGATATGTCCGCATGAAAGGCCAAGATGATTCTGATCCTACCAAAAAAAGTCTAGATGCAGACAGTTATAATGTAAAAACTCCAATGCAAAAGATATTTATACTCTTAGCTGGACCTCTTGCTAACTTCGTTCTTGCCTTTATTCTTTACTTTGTTATAGCACTAGGAGGACCAAATATTTTATCTCCTGTTATCGGAGATGTTGTAAAAGATTCACCAGCCCAAATTGCAGGACTTAAAACAAATGATACTATCAAGTCTATTAATGGTGTTGAGATAACTACATGGAAAGAGATGGCAAAGATCATCGAAGATGCTGATGGTTCTTTAAATGTAGAGATTATAAGAGATGGTTTTATAGAGTTTAAAACTCTAACTCCAAGCATCCGCGAAACTACAAATATGTTCAATGAAGTTATACAAAAGAAAATGATTGGCATCGGTAGTGCTGGAGTTTCACACAGACTAGACTTGTCCGCATCTGAAACTCTTCACTACGCAACTGAGCAGACTATCTTTGCATCTACATTGATATTTACAGGACTTAAAAAGCTAATCTTTGGAGAAGTTCCTGCTAAAGAACTTGGCGGTGTTATAAGTATAGTAAAACTAACCTCAGATGCCACAGATGCAGGTTGGATGAGCGTTTTGTTTTTTGCAGCACTTATCTCTGTAAACTTAGGAGTTTTAAACCTTCTTCCAATCCCTGCACTTGATGGTGGGCATATTATGTTTAATCTTTATGAATTTATATTTAGAAGAGAAGC is a window of uncultured Sulfurimonas sp. DNA encoding:
- a CDS encoding enoyl-ACP reductase, whose product is MKDKVLFISGGTRGIGKAIVYAFASKGCNVAFTYASSADTANEIIADIEAKYGIKARAYKLNILEPLTYKDVYKEFDEDFDRLDYFISNAIISGRAVVGGFAPFMRLKPKGLGNIWTATVEAFVVGAQEAVKRMEKNGGGSIISMSSTGNLVYTPNYAGHGTNKAAVETMVKYAAAELGEKNIRVNAVSGGPIDTDALKAFPNYEEVKAEVVKRSPLNRMGDATDLTGACLFLCENSSSWLTGQTIVIDGGTSFQ
- a CDS encoding MTH1187 family thiamine-binding protein, which gives rise to MSVLLEFAMFPTSDGCRDGSSVSTQVSKIIDAIDKSGVSYQLTPMGTIVETDTMREALNIIELAYEQLNDCQRVYSSLKFDIRKNTKNRLKTKIASIEKALNREVNH
- a CDS encoding protoglobin domain-containing protein; translated protein: MQQYTQLKSHYKFTDEEALLLKQLQPRMQTLADTFIDDFYDYIWGFGKTAQFLKNKEIIANHRKKIKEWFINLFCGKYDMNYFMYIYSIGEIHVRIGLPTHYVNSAFTFVRTFILQSIEDNFVNKEQHVKEIKAVEKILDMNLDVLTSSYREEELSKFLSLSKFEKTILSGLKNFNSYINFFLAGALALVAFFAIGLFSYDIYLLFFSDIGIEKGILTVLGSLLVLWAAIELIHEEINHLQGKGFAIGAFIMLAMAALIRKILIYSLSSEKSGELLIIGAVIVSLAIAYWLVGAKKKNTLA
- the pgsA gene encoding CDP-diacylglycerol--glycerol-3-phosphate 3-phosphatidyltransferase codes for the protein MLNLPNALASLRILIAPLMFWVILNPQIFTDNGYHISWNYYFASLLFVLASATDFFDGYIAREWNQMTLLGGILDPLADKMLTLAAFLGLMMIGEASAWAIYIIIVRELFITGIRTVAVSEGLDVKASWAGKVKTVAQMIAIGFLLMHWPFGDELLWLAVALTVYSGLEYLWGFRKELLKDEIA
- the rseP gene encoding RIP metalloprotease RseP, which produces MSILVSLLVLSALIFFHELGHYTAARLMGVSVEVFSIGFGKRLVTFKKWSTEWSISAVPLGGYVRMKGQDDSDPTKKSLDADSYNVKTPMQKIFILLAGPLANFVLAFILYFVIALGGPNILSPVIGDVVKDSPAQIAGLKTNDTIKSINGVEITTWKEMAKIIEDADGSLNVEIIRDGFIEFKTLTPSIRETTNMFNEVIQKKMIGIGSAGVSHRLDLSASETLHYATEQTIFASTLIFTGLKKLIFGEVPAKELGGVISIVKLTSDATDAGWMSVLFFAALISVNLGVLNLLPIPALDGGHIMFNLYEFIFRREASEAIIIKLTIAGWVVLFSLMGLGLFNDINRLMG